One window from the genome of Labeo rohita strain BAU-BD-2019 chromosome 10, IGBB_LRoh.1.0, whole genome shotgun sequence encodes:
- the etf1b gene encoding eukaryotic peptide chain release factor subunit 1b isoform X1: MADDPSAADRNVEIWKIKKLIKSLEAARGNGTSMISLIIPPKDQISRVAKMLADEFGTASNIKSRVNRLSVLGAITSVQQRLKLYNKVPPNGLVVYCGTIVTEEGKEKKVNIDFEPFKPINTSLYLCDNKFHTEALTALLSDDSKFGFIVIDGSGALFGTLQGNTREVLHKFTVDLPKKHGRGGQSALRFARLRMEKRHNYVRKVAETAVQLFVSNDKVNVAGLVLAGSADFKTELSQSDMFDPRLQAKVLKLVDISYGGENGFNQAIELSAEVLSNVKFIQEKKLIGRYFDEISQDTGKYCFGVEDTLKALEMGAVEILIVYENLDTMRYVLRCHGENTTPENDEKILYLTPEQEKDKSHFTDKETGQEHELIESMPLLEWFANNYKKFGATLEIVTDKSQEGSQFVKGFGGIGGILRYRVDFQGMEYQGDDDEFFDLDDY, from the exons ATGGCGGACGACCCCAGCGCAGCGGACAGGAACGTGGAAATTTGGAAGATTAAGAAGTTGATCAAAAGCCTTGAGGCGGCTAGAGG AAATGGCACCAGTATGATTTCCCTCATCATCCCACCCAAGGATCAAATCTCGCGTGTTGCGAAGATGTTGGCCGACGAGTTCGGCACCGCTTCGAACATCAAGAGCAGAGTCAACAGACTCTCTGTGCTGGGAGCCATTACCTCAGTACAGCAGAGACTAAAACTGTACAACAAAG TGCCTCCTAATGGCCTGGTGGTGTATTGTGGCACCATTGTGACAGAGGAAGGCAAAGAGAAGAAAGTAAACATTGATTTTGAGCCTTTTAAACCAATCAACACATCCTTGTATTTATGTGACAACAAGTTCCATACTGAG GCTCTAACAGCTCTGCTGTCAGATGACAGCAAATTTGGCTTCATTGTGATTGATGGTAGTGGTGCCCTGTTTGGGACTTTACAAGGCAACACAAGGGAGGTGTTGCACAAATTTACTGTGGACCTGCCCAAAAAACACG GTAGAGGAGGACAGTCTGCTCTTCGATTTGCTCGTTTGAGAATGGAGAAGAGACATAACTATGTGCGTAAGGTAGCGGAGACGGCTGTGCAACTCTTCGTGTCCAATGACAAGGTCAACGTGGCAGGACTGGTTCTCGCCGGATCGGCTGACTTCAAGACGGAGCTCAGCCAGTCAGACATGTTTGATCCG AGGTTACAAGCCAAGGTTCTGAAGCTGGTTGACATATCGTATGGAGGAGAGAACGGTTTCAACCAGGCCATTGAGCTTTCGGCGGAAGTGCTGTCCAATGTCAAGTTCATCCAAGAAAAGAAACTAATAG GTCGATACTTCGATGAGATCAGTCAGGACACAGGGAAGTATTGTTTTGGAGTTGAAGACACACTCAAAGCGCTGGAGATGGGAGCGGTGGAGATTCTTATAGTTTACGAGAACCTGGACACTATGCGTTATGTCCTACGCTGTCATGGAGAAAATACTACACCGGAAAATG ATGAAAAGATACTCTATCTGACACCGGAACAGGAGAAGGACAAGTCTCATTTCACTGACAAGGAG ACGGGTCAGGAGCATGAGCTGATTGAGAGCATGCCGCTGCTTGAGTGGTTCGCCAATAACTACAAGAAGTTTGGGGCCACGCTGGAAATCGTTACAGACAAAAGCCAGGAGGGTTCGCAGTTTGTGAAAGGCTTTGGAGGCATTGGTG GAATCTTGCGGTACCGGGTGGACTTCCAAGGCATGGAGTACCAGGGAGATGATGATGAGTTCTTTGATTTAGATGACTACTAG
- the etf1b gene encoding eukaryotic peptide chain release factor subunit 1b isoform X2: MISLIIPPKDQISRVAKMLADEFGTASNIKSRVNRLSVLGAITSVQQRLKLYNKVPPNGLVVYCGTIVTEEGKEKKVNIDFEPFKPINTSLYLCDNKFHTEALTALLSDDSKFGFIVIDGSGALFGTLQGNTREVLHKFTVDLPKKHGRGGQSALRFARLRMEKRHNYVRKVAETAVQLFVSNDKVNVAGLVLAGSADFKTELSQSDMFDPRLQAKVLKLVDISYGGENGFNQAIELSAEVLSNVKFIQEKKLIGRYFDEISQDTGKYCFGVEDTLKALEMGAVEILIVYENLDTMRYVLRCHGENTTPENDEKILYLTPEQEKDKSHFTDKETGQEHELIESMPLLEWFANNYKKFGATLEIVTDKSQEGSQFVKGFGGIGGILRYRVDFQGMEYQGDDDEFFDLDDY; the protein is encoded by the exons ATGATTTCCCTCATCATCCCACCCAAGGATCAAATCTCGCGTGTTGCGAAGATGTTGGCCGACGAGTTCGGCACCGCTTCGAACATCAAGAGCAGAGTCAACAGACTCTCTGTGCTGGGAGCCATTACCTCAGTACAGCAGAGACTAAAACTGTACAACAAAG TGCCTCCTAATGGCCTGGTGGTGTATTGTGGCACCATTGTGACAGAGGAAGGCAAAGAGAAGAAAGTAAACATTGATTTTGAGCCTTTTAAACCAATCAACACATCCTTGTATTTATGTGACAACAAGTTCCATACTGAG GCTCTAACAGCTCTGCTGTCAGATGACAGCAAATTTGGCTTCATTGTGATTGATGGTAGTGGTGCCCTGTTTGGGACTTTACAAGGCAACACAAGGGAGGTGTTGCACAAATTTACTGTGGACCTGCCCAAAAAACACG GTAGAGGAGGACAGTCTGCTCTTCGATTTGCTCGTTTGAGAATGGAGAAGAGACATAACTATGTGCGTAAGGTAGCGGAGACGGCTGTGCAACTCTTCGTGTCCAATGACAAGGTCAACGTGGCAGGACTGGTTCTCGCCGGATCGGCTGACTTCAAGACGGAGCTCAGCCAGTCAGACATGTTTGATCCG AGGTTACAAGCCAAGGTTCTGAAGCTGGTTGACATATCGTATGGAGGAGAGAACGGTTTCAACCAGGCCATTGAGCTTTCGGCGGAAGTGCTGTCCAATGTCAAGTTCATCCAAGAAAAGAAACTAATAG GTCGATACTTCGATGAGATCAGTCAGGACACAGGGAAGTATTGTTTTGGAGTTGAAGACACACTCAAAGCGCTGGAGATGGGAGCGGTGGAGATTCTTATAGTTTACGAGAACCTGGACACTATGCGTTATGTCCTACGCTGTCATGGAGAAAATACTACACCGGAAAATG ATGAAAAGATACTCTATCTGACACCGGAACAGGAGAAGGACAAGTCTCATTTCACTGACAAGGAG ACGGGTCAGGAGCATGAGCTGATTGAGAGCATGCCGCTGCTTGAGTGGTTCGCCAATAACTACAAGAAGTTTGGGGCCACGCTGGAAATCGTTACAGACAAAAGCCAGGAGGGTTCGCAGTTTGTGAAAGGCTTTGGAGGCATTGGTG GAATCTTGCGGTACCGGGTGGACTTCCAAGGCATGGAGTACCAGGGAGATGATGATGAGTTCTTTGATTTAGATGACTACTAG